From Malacoplasma iowae:
TTCAATTAAAAAATCAACATCAATAGTACCATAATGAGTTCCTAAGAAATATGAGTCTCTTAACATGTAGTCAATTCTATCAACATCAAGATTTGAAGAAATAAGTTTTGAAATTCATTCATACTTTGAATTTCCCTCATAAACATCAATTAAATCCATTGGTTTAATTTCGTTTTTAACCAAAACTCTATATATGTTTCCATAGGGATTAAGAATCATTTTTTTTGTTACATCTTCATGGTTTATCTTGCTTATTTTTTCAAAAACATGAGAAAATGGTCCATGGCCTATATCGTGTAACAGTGCTGAAGCTAAAAATAATTTTCTTTGGTATAAAGAAATTTTGTCTTCAAAAAAATCTGCAAACTTTTTAGCAACTTGAAAAGTTCCTAATGAATGCATAAGTCTATTATGACTTGCAGATGGGAATATTTTATAACTTACTCCTAATTGATATATACCCTCAAGTCTTATAACTTCTTCGCATTCTAAAAGTTCTAATATTCATTTGTCCTTTTTGAAGTCAATTTCTTTATGAACTGGGTCTTTTATATAGTAATCTTTTTTAATATCCATTGTATAACCTTATTTTTTCTTGTTTAAATTGTTGTAAATTTTATTTACATTTAATAAAACTTTATCTTTTCCTAAAATGAAAAGTACTTTAGCTAATTCAGGACCATGTTCACTATGTGTTGATAATAGTCTAATAGGCATGAACAAATTTTTACCGCTTCTGTTTGTTTCTTCTTTGATTTGTTTAATAATTTCATTTATTGAATCTACTGATCATTCAACTGATTCTTTAATTTTGTTTTTGTATATTTCAATGAATTCTTTAATTCCTTCTTCTTTAAAAATAGGAGATTTTATAATTGGATTAATATCTTTTTCTTGTAAGAAATTTTCATAGATTAAATCATTTAGTTGTTTTGCATAAGTAATTTGATTTTTAAATAATAAGATAACTTCAGTTTTGTGTTTTTCAATTTCTTTTCATTCTATTTCTATGAATGGTGAAACAAAAGCAACAAAAGCACTATCTGATAATAATTTAAAATGTTCTGAAGATATTCATTCCATTTTTTTGAAATCAAACATTGTTGATGATTTGCTAACTTTATTAATATCAAAGTTTTTAATTGATGTTTGCATATCAAATATTTCTTTACCATCAGGTGCAGCCATTCCTAAAAGATACATAAAATTAACTATAGATTCAGGCAAAAATCCCATATTTTTATAATCTTCTATAAATTGCTTAAGTTCTATATTTCTTTTAGATAATTTTTTTCCAGTGTCATCAACAATAACTGATAAATGACCATATTGTATTTCACTTTCAAAACCTAAAGCTCTTTTAATTGCTAATTGGTAGGGAGTGTTTGATATGTGTTCTTCCCCTCTAATAACATGAGATATTTTCATATCATAATCATCAACAACAACAGCAAAGTTATACATTGGAATGTTATTAGATTTTAATATTACAGGGTCTGTCAGAGCGCTTGCTGGAACAGATATTTCACCTCTTACAATATCGTTTCATACAAACAAATCATTTGCATCAATATTAAGTCTTATAGAATATGGAACATTATTTTTTAAGTTTGTTTGAATTTCTTCTTCAGTTAATTTCAAACATGTTTTGTTGTACTTTGGTGTTTGTTTTTTATCTAAAGCTTTTTTTCTATCTTCCTCTAATTTTTCTGGTGTACAAAAACATCTATATGCTTTTTTTTCTTTTAATAATTTATTAGCTAATTCTTGATATCTTTTTAATTTTTCAGTTTGAATATATGGTCCATAATTACCTGGATTTAATAATGATTCATCTGGAAAAATTCTTAGTCATTTTAAATTGTTTAATTGAGACTCTGCTCCACCTTCAACATTTCTATCAATGTCAGTATCTTCAATTCTTACAATAAAATCACCATTGTTTTTTTTAGCAAATAAATAATTAAATAAAGCTGTTCTAGCTCCACCTATATGGAATAATCCAGTTGGTGATGGGGCATATCTTGTTCGCACAATCTTATTGGGACTATTATTATTCATATTTATAAAACCTCCGAAATTTTGAAAAATGTTCCCCCAGAACCAGAGAGTAAATAATTTTGGTCCTCTTTATTGATTCTATTATAAATTTCACTTATAGATGGATATGTATTTAAACAAGCTACAAGTAAATTATTCACCAATAAATTATATTGTTTCTTTTTAATTTTAGTTAGTTCTTTTTTAATACTAGACTTTTTTAAATTCTTTAGATTTAGTGTATCAAATGTTTTGAATACATTACTTGTTTCACAATTTATTTTAGTTAGTAAAATATCAAACTTTAATTCATTTTTAAATTTGTGTTTTTTTACTTTTTTACCAAAGTTTTTAACTATTGCATAATCATAGTCATAAAGAAAGAAAATCATATCTGAACTAATGTTATGAAGAATATCAATTAGTTTTTTATTTGGTTTAAATTTTTTATTTGTTTTTACTAACGCTTTAACTATTGATGCTGCGTTTGAACTTCCACCGCCCAAACCAGAAGACACTGGAATGTTTTTATTTACTATAATTTTGTAATGATCTTTTATATAATTATTTTCTCTTAATATTTTTAATGTTTTAGTTATTAAACAATCTTTTATAGTGATTTGTTTTTTTTCTCAATAATAAATTACTTCATCTATGTTTTTATTTGTATGCTCAATTATTATTTCATCAAACAAATCTTTATGAAGAGCAAAACAACTTTTTATATCATGTAATTTGTTTTTTTTATTAAGTGGTTTAACTAATAAAAATAAATTAACCTTAGCGTAACTTCTAATATTCATCATTTACATCAACTCCTCATATAATGAAAGAATTTGTTGTGGAGAAAGTTGTTCTGCCCTTACATCATCCTGAATATTACATTTTACATAAGCTTTGGTTAATTTATCTATTGAATAATTTTTCTTTAAGTTATTAGATATTT
This genomic window contains:
- the gltX gene encoding glutamate--tRNA ligase, which codes for MNNNSPNKIVRTRYAPSPTGLFHIGGARTALFNYLFAKKNNGDFIVRIEDTDIDRNVEGGAESQLNNLKWLRIFPDESLLNPGNYGPYIQTEKLKRYQELANKLLKEKKAYRCFCTPEKLEEDRKKALDKKQTPKYNKTCLKLTEEEIQTNLKNNVPYSIRLNIDANDLFVWNDIVRGEISVPASALTDPVILKSNNIPMYNFAVVVDDYDMKISHVIRGEEHISNTPYQLAIKRALGFESEIQYGHLSVIVDDTGKKLSKRNIELKQFIEDYKNMGFLPESIVNFMYLLGMAAPDGKEIFDMQTSIKNFDINKVSKSSTMFDFKKMEWISSEHFKLLSDSAFVAFVSPFIEIEWKEIEKHKTEVILLFKNQITYAKQLNDLIYENFLQEKDINPIIKSPIFKEEGIKEFIEIYKNKIKESVEWSVDSINEIIKQIKEETNRSGKNLFMPIRLLSTHSEHGPELAKVLFILGKDKVLLNVNKIYNNLNKKK
- a CDS encoding GHMP family kinase ATP-binding protein: MMNIRSYAKVNLFLLVKPLNKKNKLHDIKSCFALHKDLFDEIIIEHTNKNIDEVIYYWEKKQITIKDCLITKTLKILRENNYIKDHYKIIVNKNIPVSSGLGGGSSNAASIVKALVKTNKKFKPNKKLIDILHNISSDMIFFLYDYDYAIVKNFGKKVKKHKFKNELKFDILLTKINCETSNVFKTFDTLNLKNLKKSSIKKELTKIKKKQYNLLVNNLLVACLNTYPSISEIYNRINKEDQNYLLSGSGGTFFKISEVL